The following proteins come from a genomic window of Erwinia billingiae Eb661:
- a CDS encoding haloacid dehalogenase type II — protein MKNNERIIVFDVNETLLDIEVLNPFFHRNFGDERIMRQWFSELIIYSQSLTLSGRYTPFGQLAIAVLRMVADIRSVTLAVSTVEEFRGLMATLPPHPDVLPALELLKAAGFHLTSLTNSSAQEGRKVLEKSGLAHYFEHQFSVEESKRFKPAPEVYRDVCNFLQVDASSLRLVAAHTWDIIGAMSSGWKGALVTRTGNAALEVVEQPDITGKDLLTVAERIICTDVT, from the coding sequence ATGAAAAATAACGAGCGGATTATCGTATTTGACGTGAATGAAACGCTGTTGGATATAGAAGTACTGAATCCATTTTTCCACAGGAATTTTGGTGATGAACGCATCATGCGCCAGTGGTTTTCTGAGTTGATCATCTATTCGCAGTCACTCACCCTCAGTGGTCGCTACACGCCATTTGGTCAGCTCGCCATAGCCGTACTGCGGATGGTTGCCGACATCAGGTCTGTCACACTTGCCGTGAGCACCGTTGAGGAGTTCAGGGGGCTGATGGCAACCCTTCCACCGCATCCCGATGTGCTCCCCGCCCTGGAACTATTAAAAGCGGCAGGTTTTCACCTGACATCCCTTACTAATTCATCGGCACAGGAGGGCAGGAAGGTGCTTGAGAAATCAGGGCTGGCACATTATTTCGAACATCAGTTTTCCGTTGAGGAGAGCAAACGTTTCAAACCAGCCCCTGAGGTTTACCGCGACGTGTGCAATTTTCTCCAGGTTGACGCCAGCTCACTGCGCCTGGTGGCTGCTCACACCTGGGACATTATTGGTGCCATGTCATCCGGCTGGAAAGGGGCGCTCGTCACCCGTACGGGCAATGCCGCACTGGAAGTGGTTGAGCAACCTGATATCACCGGAAAAGACCTTCTGACCGTTGCTGAACGCATAATCTGCACCGACGTGACCTGA
- a CDS encoding putative bifunctional diguanylate cyclase/phosphodiesterase, with the protein MVRSVTRLGGDEFIVLLSGGITEAADTAERLITAVQTPFHYQNLPVSVGASTGITIFPEHGQDPSSVMSAADLALYRAKGRGKGQYVLFMQAFREEELNRRRFERELETAVREHQFVLHYQPRYSATGASIIGCEALVRWQHPVRGLLLPAQFIDLLIKIPLSVTLGEWIIRNALRQVRQWQLHLPSLRVSINLFPRQISTTGLEEILYDSAGGFADYVDFEIDESLLTTLIQETPERFEAVRMTGASFIIDHYGRAVGAISMLRQGFLSGLKIDKTLTLQLHTSMRVRMMFRGIAALGKSLGINVSAEGVEDNAQRKFVTLAGCDIIQGSGLCLPLSAQAFEALICGTESTDVDGILLAERGYYYATTLRSF; encoded by the coding sequence ATGGTGCGGTCCGTTACCCGCCTCGGTGGCGATGAGTTTATAGTTCTTTTATCCGGGGGAATTACTGAGGCGGCCGACACGGCTGAGAGGCTGATTACGGCAGTACAGACGCCATTCCACTATCAGAACTTGCCGGTGAGCGTGGGCGCCAGTACGGGCATCACCATCTTTCCAGAGCACGGGCAGGACCCCTCTTCGGTTATGTCAGCAGCCGACCTGGCACTTTACCGAGCAAAGGGCCGCGGCAAAGGTCAGTACGTACTTTTTATGCAGGCATTCCGCGAGGAGGAGCTGAACCGGCGGCGCTTTGAACGTGAGCTTGAAACTGCGGTACGCGAGCACCAGTTTGTGCTGCACTACCAGCCCCGTTACAGCGCGACAGGTGCGAGCATCATCGGGTGCGAGGCGTTAGTACGATGGCAACATCCTGTTCGCGGCTTGCTGCTGCCGGCTCAATTCATTGACCTGCTGATCAAAATCCCACTGTCAGTCACACTCGGCGAGTGGATCATCCGAAATGCACTCAGACAGGTCCGCCAGTGGCAGCTTCACCTCCCGTCACTGCGCGTCAGCATTAATCTGTTCCCCCGCCAGATTTCCACCACAGGCCTTGAGGAAATCCTGTACGACAGCGCAGGAGGGTTTGCGGATTATGTGGATTTTGAAATTGACGAATCGCTGCTGACGACACTTATCCAGGAGACCCCCGAGCGCTTTGAGGCGGTCAGGATGACGGGAGCCAGTTTTATCATTGACCATTACGGGCGCGCCGTGGGAGCGATAAGCATGCTCCGGCAGGGTTTCTTGTCTGGTCTTAAAATTGACAAGACTTTAACTCTCCAGCTGCATACCAGTATGCGGGTACGCATGATGTTCAGGGGCATTGCTGCTCTCGGTAAAAGTCTTGGTATCAACGTGTCAGCCGAAGGCGTGGAGGATAACGCACAGCGTAAATTTGTCACCCTGGCAGGCTGCGATATTATCCAGGGAAGTGGTCTGTGTCTCCCTCTGAGCGCTCAGGCTTTTGAGGCGCTCATCTGTGGCACGGAGAGTACGGATGTGGATGGCATTCTCCTTGCTGAAAGAGGGTATTATTATGCAACTACGCTTCGTTCATTTTAA
- a CDS encoding VOC family protein, whose amino-acid sequence MLSYLYISARNVAASGLFYDAVLSPAGYLQVIAGDQIFFYPPTGGVTLCISRPWNGGEAVAGNGGMPAIQVQSRRCVNAIYTAGLRTGGSHAGRPGARARQNRIFYMAYLRDPAGNKIAFFCNTAPEGEGPV is encoded by the coding sequence ATGCTCAGCTATCTGTATATTTCTGCAAGAAATGTGGCCGCATCAGGGCTCTTTTACGATGCGGTGCTGTCCCCCGCAGGCTATCTGCAGGTAATAGCCGGAGACCAGATCTTCTTTTACCCTCCCACGGGCGGCGTGACGCTCTGTATTTCACGTCCGTGGAATGGTGGTGAAGCGGTAGCCGGGAATGGTGGGATGCCCGCGATACAGGTACAGTCACGACGCTGCGTTAACGCGATTTATACTGCCGGCTTACGCACGGGCGGAAGCCATGCCGGAAGGCCGGGCGCGCGGGCGCGGCAGAACAGGATTTTCTATATGGCGTATCTGAGGGATCCCGCGGGCAATAAAATCGCTTTTTTCTGCAATACGGCCCCTGAAGGTGAAGGTCCCGTCTGA
- a CDS encoding transcriptional regulator — protein MDVQGKGGILGRNATSAPITVADNVRELRKAAGLTQEEAAESFGYSLRVWQTKEISGTLPAPLRQKEYEYLLLLAGRHPYLTLTPRK, from the coding sequence ATGGATGTGCAGGGTAAAGGGGGTATTTTGGGTAGAAACGCAACGTCAGCACCGATCACGGTGGCAGATAATGTCAGGGAACTGCGTAAGGCGGCCGGCCTCACGCAGGAGGAGGCCGCAGAGTCCTTCGGGTACAGCCTGCGCGTCTGGCAAACTAAAGAGATATCAGGTACGCTGCCCGCGCCCCTGCGTCAGAAAGAATACGAATATCTTCTGCTGCTGGCAGGGAGGCATCCTTACCTGACGCTTACTCCACGAAAATGA
- a CDS encoding GAF domain-containing protein, with product MSYNSDASERHVSDVLTMMKAPDEGRDEILGQFVRLAAQRLGIPGSFVSVVDDEQQTIMAAHNFGLKTSSRQNAFCRHVIDSGSPLVVCDTLLDPDFVHHPLTTGAPFIRFYAGVPLRHPDGFIPGTLCVTDTRPHPFPAQQVQRLGLLAEMVMSFLYTWHGAGLTDAVTGLPDRQRLVRDLQLLASQGDVRPRRLVLIDCLEMSRARDLVGSLGAGAVERLLRDIAMLLPLRLRPAKEERLYAFSAGRFALLTLEGGRLSAGRVSALLHGISAIRGAICRWSSHP from the coding sequence ATGTCATACAATTCAGATGCCAGTGAGAGGCACGTTTCGGACGTGCTGACGATGATGAAGGCCCCGGACGAGGGTCGCGACGAAATTCTGGGGCAATTTGTCAGACTGGCCGCCCAGCGACTGGGTATTCCCGGGAGCTTCGTTTCCGTGGTCGATGATGAACAGCAGACCATTATGGCTGCCCATAATTTCGGCCTGAAAACTTCCTCGCGACAGAACGCGTTCTGTCGCCACGTTATCGACAGCGGTAGCCCACTTGTGGTCTGTGACACGCTGCTGGATCCGGATTTTGTCCACCATCCGCTGACCACCGGCGCGCCCTTTATCCGCTTTTACGCCGGCGTACCGCTCAGGCACCCTGACGGCTTCATTCCCGGCACGCTGTGCGTGACCGATACCCGGCCTCATCCTTTCCCGGCGCAGCAGGTGCAACGCCTTGGCCTTCTGGCTGAAATGGTGATGTCATTCCTGTATACCTGGCACGGCGCAGGCCTCACGGATGCCGTGACCGGGCTGCCCGACAGGCAGCGACTCGTCCGTGATTTACAGCTGCTTGCCTCACAGGGCGACGTGAGGCCACGGCGCCTGGTGCTGATCGACTGCCTAGAGATGTCGCGCGCCCGCGACCTTGTTGGCTCACTCGGTGCCGGTGCGGTTGAGAGGCTGCTGCGCGATATCGCCATGCTTCTCCCGCTGCGGCTCAGGCCCGCAAAAGAAGAGCGCCTTTATGCGTTTTCAGCGGGACGGTTTGCCCTGCTCACGCTCGAGGGAGGCAGGCTGAGCGCGGGGCGGGTTTCCGCGCTACTGCACGGCATCAGCGCCATCCGGGGGGCAATATGTCGCTGGAGCTCTCACCCGTGA
- a CDS encoding EAL domain-containing protein, translating into MSLELSPVTGESVFTPGPRAGQMAIAQAMTALTEAITRGVPAIPSGRQGQGMSSFLPGPEELADVVRTGDGLSLLFRPRFSMETGRPVALEARVEWDHPQQGTLSPGVLITCGISPVFLHLLTEWTLNQVITQLQRWHGTCITLPVSVLVSEHDIAMPGFASALKRSMKRARLPLFLLNIDCLTPESLADNPAALSGLGRLRQHGFTVSLDGLNGASGDLGYLTRLPPGVVIFPPALWCELSPDTASRIRIRGIIRMLEGQDYRVLSPGGERADDGDTLNGYFSGRALPAEALQSWLYWKLRDSCRR; encoded by the coding sequence ATGTCGCTGGAGCTCTCACCCGTGACGGGAGAAAGCGTCTTCACGCCGGGGCCGCGGGCCGGGCAGATGGCCATTGCACAGGCCATGACGGCTTTAACGGAGGCCATCACCCGCGGAGTCCCGGCCATACCCTCCGGCCGCCAGGGACAGGGCATGTCATCCTTTTTGCCGGGGCCTGAAGAGCTGGCTGACGTCGTGCGTACGGGCGACGGGCTTTCACTGTTGTTCCGGCCAAGGTTCTCCATGGAGACCGGCCGGCCCGTGGCGCTGGAGGCCCGCGTTGAATGGGACCATCCGCAGCAGGGGACGCTCTCTCCCGGGGTCCTCATCACCTGCGGTATTTCACCCGTTTTTCTCCACCTGCTGACGGAGTGGACCCTGAATCAGGTTATTACACAGCTGCAGCGCTGGCACGGCACCTGCATCACCCTCCCGGTCTCTGTACTGGTCAGTGAACACGACATTGCCATGCCCGGCTTTGCCTCTGCGCTTAAGCGCAGCATGAAGAGGGCGCGCCTGCCGCTTTTCCTGCTTAATATTGACTGTCTTACTCCGGAAAGCCTGGCTGATAATCCTGCTGCACTGTCGGGGCTCGGCAGGCTCAGACAGCACGGGTTTACCGTGTCACTGGATGGTCTGAACGGCGCATCAGGCGATCTGGGTTATCTTACGCGGCTGCCCCCGGGCGTCGTGATTTTTCCTCCCGCGCTCTGGTGCGAGTTGTCCCCGGACACCGCTTCGCGTATCCGGATCCGCGGTATTATCAGAATGCTGGAGGGTCAGGATTACCGGGTCCTCAGTCCCGGAGGAGAACGGGCGGACGACGGGGATACCCTGAACGGCTACTTTTCCGGGCGTGCGCTGCCCGCAGAAGCGTTACAGAGCTGGCTTTACTGGAAGCTCCGCGACAGCTGCCGGCGGTAA
- a CDS encoding sensor domain-containing diguanylate cyclase: MNKNTITLRTLLVILSLGGILMTSVLLLGSLWFFQKANIEDRLLDSNIAYARKLSDTTDRYLFTAQRELAFSAGLIKDFSNVQQLRQEADRLRLQSGFFNSVLVVKPDAVVAAASPESLGLVGDTLNSPASRQALASRKPFISRPFTSAAGNYIIFISQPVFSLAGDYLGYVGGSIYLKKQGMLSDILSLHFFTRGADISIVSNEGSIIFSHDPEKVGRVLDISPELKRQLGLSESGKYLLTSDGQEYLLGYASLHRTDWNIFVYSTADDATSILLNTARKAVWFILLIVILVGCLVILFAARISSPLEKLAQSINTPDSGATLRALPQINAWYTEAVRLREAVYHHLQMMINQVSSLTDETRTDPLTGLLNRRGFTTFIRQHARTHSHCAIAVDIDHFKKINDRLGHDAGDAVLISLAGLLRSACRSSDIVSRSGGEEFVIFLPDTQLPDAAATAERIRHLVETSVFPYAGQITVSAGVAALIDVQGSSTEGLFRQADMALYEAKGAGRNIVIISTPEGMIVNASDSQ, encoded by the coding sequence ATGAACAAAAATACGATAACCCTGCGCACGCTGCTTGTTATCCTGTCGCTGGGGGGGATCCTCATGACGTCCGTCCTTCTCCTAGGCAGCCTGTGGTTCTTCCAGAAAGCCAACATCGAAGACCGCCTGCTGGACAGTAACATCGCATATGCCCGCAAGCTTTCTGACACCACCGATCGCTACCTTTTCACCGCGCAGCGCGAGCTGGCTTTCAGCGCCGGCCTTATCAAAGACTTCAGCAACGTGCAGCAGCTACGTCAGGAGGCAGATCGCCTGCGCCTGCAGTCCGGTTTTTTCAATTCGGTACTGGTGGTAAAGCCGGATGCGGTAGTGGCGGCAGCCTCGCCGGAAAGTCTCGGTCTGGTCGGGGACACGCTGAATTCACCGGCCAGCCGGCAGGCGCTGGCGTCACGAAAGCCATTCATTTCCCGGCCATTCACCTCCGCCGCAGGCAATTATATCATTTTCATTTCGCAGCCGGTTTTCAGTCTGGCAGGAGACTATCTTGGATACGTTGGCGGCAGCATTTACCTGAAAAAGCAGGGCATGCTGAGCGACATTCTCAGCCTGCACTTCTTTACCCGGGGAGCCGATATCAGCATCGTCAGCAATGAAGGAAGTATTATCTTCAGCCACGATCCCGAAAAAGTTGGCCGCGTGCTGGACATCAGTCCCGAACTGAAAAGACAGCTCGGCCTGTCAGAAAGCGGGAAATATCTGCTCACAAGTGACGGCCAGGAATACCTTCTGGGGTATGCCTCGCTGCACAGGACCGACTGGAACATCTTTGTTTACAGTACCGCGGACGACGCCACATCCATTCTTCTGAATACGGCCAGAAAGGCAGTGTGGTTTATCCTGCTGATCGTGATTCTGGTGGGCTGCCTGGTCATACTGTTTGCCGCCCGCATATCTTCACCCCTGGAAAAACTCGCGCAGTCCATTAACACCCCTGACAGCGGTGCCACGCTGCGGGCCCTGCCGCAGATAAATGCCTGGTATACAGAGGCCGTCAGGCTGCGTGAGGCGGTTTATCATCATCTGCAGATGATGATAAACCAGGTCTCCTCCCTGACCGATGAAACCCGTACCGACCCGCTGACCGGACTGCTGAACCGCCGGGGATTTACAACATTTATCAGACAGCATGCCCGTACACACAGTCACTGCGCCATTGCCGTTGATATCGACCATTTTAAAAAAATAAACGACAGGCTGGGGCACGATGCGGGTGATGCCGTCCTGATAAGCCTTGCAGGCCTGCTCCGGTCCGCCTGCCGGAGCAGTGATATTGTGAGCCGGTCCGGAGGGGAAGAGTTCGTGATTTTTCTGCCGGATACCCAACTGCCTGACGCGGCGGCCACGGCGGAACGTATCCGTCACCTTGTTGAAACCTCGGTATTCCCTTATGCCGGACAGATCACCGTGTCAGCCGGGGTTGCGGCACTCATTGATGTACAGGGCAGCAGTACGGAAGGGCTCTTCCGTCAGGCCGATATGGCACTTTATGAAGCCAAAGGGGCAGGCAGGAATATTGTCATCATCAGCACCCCGGAGGGGATGATAGTCAACGCCAGTGACAGCCAGTGA